The Actinopolymorpha sp. NPDC004070 genomic interval CGGGCCGGCCAGCACCAGCGGGATGATCACGATCCCGATCGCCAGGGCAACGACGTACATCGAGAACGACAGCACCCGGGTCCGGACGATGCCGCGCCGGCCACCGAAGCCGTACATGATCGTGATCGTGTCGATGAGGACGTTCAGTGCCCGCGAGCCCGACCACAGGGCGAGGACGAACCCGATCGAGATGACGTCGGCGCGGCCGCGGTCGAGGACGGCGTTCAGCGTGGGAACGATCACCCGCTGGACGCTGTCCTCGGTGAGCGCGCCGCGGGCGATGTCGACCAGTTGGCCCTTGACGTCGCCGATGGCCTCCGGGCCGAAGCCACCCACGACATAGCCGACGGAACCGGCGAGCCCGAACACCAGGGGCGGAAGGGACAGGATGGCGAAGAACGCGCCCTCGGCCGCCAGACCGGTGACGCGGTAGCGCAGGCAGGTCGCGATCGTCCCCCGGACCAGGCGCCACGCGAGCGTCCGGCGGACCCGGCGACGGATCCTGACCACTCTTCGCGCCCCCACGGGTCCGGCCCTCATGAGGCATACGGTAACGACATGAACCCAACGGGCCGGTTCGCCACCCACACGGTGGCCAACCAGCCGCCGCCACTGGCACCGTACGACGCGCTCGCCGCCGACCAGGCGCTGGGTGAGGCGCTCGCCCGCTGGGGCCGGCCCGACCTGGCAGCCGACGGCGGGCGGCTCGCCGAGATCGGTGCGCTGACCGGGTCCGAGCAGGCCCGGGAGTGGGCGTTCGACGCCCATCGGCACCCGCCGCGCCTGGTCACCCACGACCGCTACGGCGAACGCGCCGACGAGGTGGAGTTCCACCCCTCCTGGCACCACCTGCTCGGCCGGGCGGTCGGCTGGGGACTGCACGGGGCGGCCTGGACCAGCGGCGAGGCCACGCCCCACCTGGCCCGGGCGGCCGGCTTCTACCTGTGGAGCCAGGCCGAGGCCGGGCACGGCTGCCCGGTGTCGATGACCTACGCCGCGGTGCCGGCCCTGCGCGCGGAGGAGTCCCTGTCCGCCGGGTGGACGCCGCTGCTGTGCTCCACCGCGTACGACCCGGGGCTGCGGCCGGCGCCCGGGAAGCGGGGTGCGCTGGCCGGGATGGCGATGACGGAGAAGCAGGGCGGGTCGGACGTACGTTCCAACACCACGCGGGCGGAGCCCACCGGCGCCGGCGGTGAGTACGCCCTGACCGGGCACAAGTGGTTCTGCTCGGCGCCGATGAGCGACGTGTTCCTCGTGCTGGCCCAGGCGCCCGGCGGGCTCACCTGCTTCGTGCTGCCGCGGGTGCTGCCCGACGGTATCCGCAACGCCGTCCGGCTGGTACGGCTGAAGGACAAGCTCGGCAACCGGTCCAACGCCTCCGCCGAGGTGGAGTTCGAAGGAGCACTGGCGAGCCGCCTCGGGCCGGAGGGGCGCGGCGTGGCGACGATCCTGTCGATGGTGAACGCCACCCGGCTGGACTGCGTACTCGGCTCGGCCGCCCTGATGCGCCGGGCGGTCGGCGAGGCGATCTGGCACGCCGCCCACCGGTGGGCGTTCGGCCGCCCCCTCGCCGGCCAGCCCGCGATGGCGAACGTGCTCGCCGACCTGGCGCTGGAGCAGGAGGCCGCGACCACGCTGGCGATGCGGCTCGCGGCGGCGACGGACGCGGCGGCCACCGACCCGGGCGAGCGGGCGCTGCTGCGGATCGCGTTGCCGGCGGCGAAGTACTACGTGTGCAAGCGAGCCTCGGCGGTGGCCGCCGAGGCGCTGGAATGCCTGGGCGGCAACGGGTACGTCGAGGAGTCCGGGATGCCGATGCTGTTCCGGGAGTCCCCGCTGAACTCGATCTGGGAGGGCGCGAGCTCGGTCCAGGCCCTCGACGTACTCCGGGCGCTGCGCCGAGAACCCGACGCACTGACCGCCTGGCTGGGCGAGATCGCGCCCGTCCGCGGCGCCGACCCGCGCCTGGACCGGGCAGTGGAGGACCTGCTGACCTCGCTCGCCGACCTGTCCGAGCCGGAGTACGCCGCCCGCCGCCTGGCCGAGCGGATCGCGGTGGTGTTCCAGGGCGCGCTGTTGGTGAGGTACGCCCCGGCCGAGGTGGCCGACGCGTTCTGCGCCTCCCGGCTGGGCCCGGCCGGGTGCGCGACGTTCGGCACGCTCCCCCGCGGAACCGGCGCGGCGGCGATCATCGACCGCGCCGCGCCTGCCGCGCTCTAAGGGCCCAATTGATGCAATTGATGCGGCGCGGGCGAGGTCCGGCTTACCGGAGAAGTGGTGGTACATGCTGCCCTGGCCGGGCGCCCGACCGCTGCTGGATCGCCTTGGGGCTGGTGCCGATGTAGCCGCGCTCCCACACGAGCTCCTGGGCGCTCTCGATCAGCCGGTCCGCACTCGCCGCGCCCGGCAGCATACGTACTGGTAGGTACAGAGTCCAGATCGGTGGCCGGAAGGCTCCAGACCGGCGACCGGACGCCGAACGGCCGTGCCGATTTCGAGACAATCGTCTCGGATACCGGTCACGCTGGTTGCCTGGTGAGGTCTCGATCACGCAGGCTGGTGCCCATGAATGCGCCCGTCTGCCCGTTGCTCGTCGGACGGCGCCATCTCGATTTCGGCCGAATGCGCAGCATGCTCTGTCGCCGGGCGCGCTGACGCGCCCCGCTCCCGGCCGCACTCGACACTTCTGCCGGTGGCCATCTCGGGCGCCCCGGTCGCGCCGATCCACCGCCAGACCTGCTTCCTGTCACACCT includes:
- a CDS encoding YihY/virulence factor BrkB family protein, producing the protein MRAGPVGARRVVRIRRRVRRTLAWRLVRGTIATCLRYRVTGLAAEGAFFAILSLPPLVFGLAGSVGYVVGGFGPEAIGDVKGQLVDIARGALTEDSVQRVIVPTLNAVLDRGRADVISIGFVLALWSGSRALNVLIDTITIMYGFGGRRGIVRTRVLSFSMYVVALAIGIVIIPLVLAGPTLVDSFLPSRLQFLVSLYWPVVVVASTGFLATLYHLALPERTPWRHDFGGAAVAMVMWLAGGWVLRTTLTKTIGGTSIYGPLAAPIVVLLWLYVVVISLLVGAAFNATLHAHLERRGEARRRVADGMEAPREETPHPTEVLPGVTLGEHPLQARNPDDVADDVPDQPRAK
- a CDS encoding acyl-CoA dehydrogenase family protein codes for the protein MNPTGRFATHTVANQPPPLAPYDALAADQALGEALARWGRPDLAADGGRLAEIGALTGSEQAREWAFDAHRHPPRLVTHDRYGERADEVEFHPSWHHLLGRAVGWGLHGAAWTSGEATPHLARAAGFYLWSQAEAGHGCPVSMTYAAVPALRAEESLSAGWTPLLCSTAYDPGLRPAPGKRGALAGMAMTEKQGGSDVRSNTTRAEPTGAGGEYALTGHKWFCSAPMSDVFLVLAQAPGGLTCFVLPRVLPDGIRNAVRLVRLKDKLGNRSNASAEVEFEGALASRLGPEGRGVATILSMVNATRLDCVLGSAALMRRAVGEAIWHAAHRWAFGRPLAGQPAMANVLADLALEQEAATTLAMRLAAATDAAATDPGERALLRIALPAAKYYVCKRASAVAAEALECLGGNGYVEESGMPMLFRESPLNSIWEGASSVQALDVLRALRREPDALTAWLGEIAPVRGADPRLDRAVEDLLTSLADLSEPEYAARRLAERIAVVFQGALLVRYAPAEVADAFCASRLGPAGCATFGTLPRGTGAAAIIDRAAPAAL